A part of Silvimonas soli genomic DNA contains:
- a CDS encoding ABC transporter permease: MDTLNDTLQYVLHNLPFILGLTRQHLQLVGIAVALAVLLGVPVGILIVRFKWLAGVVLSLATIVLTIPAIALFGLMIPLFSMIGQGIGAFPAITAAFLYSLLPIVRNTHTALTNLDPGVREAGRGIGLTFWQRLKWVELPLAVPIIFGGIRTAVVLNIGVMAIAAIVGAGGLGTLILHGIGQSDIRKLIAGAVIVSLLAVVMDQVLLRLQRVLTPKGIR; encoded by the coding sequence ATGGACACACTGAATGACACGCTCCAGTACGTGCTGCACAACCTGCCGTTTATCCTCGGCCTGACCCGCCAGCATCTGCAATTGGTGGGTATCGCGGTGGCACTGGCGGTGTTGCTAGGCGTACCGGTTGGCATCTTGATTGTGCGTTTCAAATGGCTGGCGGGCGTGGTACTGAGCCTGGCGACTATTGTGCTGACCATTCCGGCCATTGCCTTGTTTGGCTTGATGATTCCGCTGTTCTCAATGATCGGGCAGGGCATTGGTGCTTTTCCGGCCATTACCGCTGCATTTTTGTATTCATTGCTGCCCATCGTGCGCAACACCCACACCGCCCTGACGAACCTGGACCCAGGCGTGCGTGAAGCCGGGCGGGGTATCGGGCTGACCTTCTGGCAACGTTTGAAATGGGTAGAACTGCCACTGGCCGTGCCCATTATCTTTGGCGGTATCCGTACCGCCGTTGTACTCAATATTGGTGTGATGGCCATTGCTGCCATCGTTGGCGCTGGCGGTCTTGGCACGCTCATCCTGCATGGCATCGGCCAAAGCGATATTCGCAAGCTGATCGCCGGCGCAGTGATTGTGAGTCTGCTGGCCGTTGTGATGGACCAGGTGCTGCTGCGTTTGCAGCGTGTGTTGACCCCAAAAGGAATCCGCTGA
- a CDS encoding MarR family winged helix-turn-helix transcriptional regulator encodes MNEQAADIQSAGIHATAVELRVLIGQLKRRLREEARLGDFTWSQLSVLSRLDRDGPATVSALARAEGVRSQSMGATVAVLEDAGLVSGAPDPADGRQTILSLTEACRERVKASHAAREDWLVRAIQTKLEPAEQEQLAVALELLKRLAQS; translated from the coding sequence ATGAACGAGCAAGCGGCAGATATCCAAAGCGCTGGCATTCATGCGACGGCGGTCGAGTTGCGGGTGTTGATCGGCCAGCTGAAACGCCGGCTGCGGGAAGAAGCCCGTCTGGGCGACTTCACCTGGTCGCAGTTGTCGGTACTGAGCCGACTCGATCGGGACGGTCCGGCGACTGTCTCTGCCCTGGCGCGTGCCGAAGGCGTGCGCTCGCAGTCGATGGGGGCGACTGTCGCGGTGCTGGAAGACGCCGGTCTGGTTAGTGGTGCACCGGACCCGGCCGATGGTCGCCAAACCATTCTGTCGCTGACCGAAGCCTGCCGGGAGCGCGTCAAAGCGAGCCACGCGGCGCGTGAAGACTGGCTGGTCCGGGCCATTCAGACCAAGCTGGAGCCGGCCGAGCAAGAACAACTGGCGGTGGCGCTTGAGTTACTCAAACGCCTCGCCCAATCGTAA
- a CDS encoding BCCT family transporter: MTASASAAPATPPRRPLTTLQAPVVIPALVVVIALLVYCALFHEQADILFGQAQAWVTSRFDWFYTISVTGFLVFLALVAASRFGDIRLGPDDAKPEFSFVSWTAMLFAAGMGIGLMYFGVGEPMQHYLAPPLQAGSTPLAAREAMLMTFFHWGFHAWAVYGVMGLVLAYFGFRYNLPLTMRSGLYPVLRDRINGPIGHGVDAFALVGTIAGIATTLGYGVLQLSAGLHQVLGWETGSTTFRVGLIVVVVMLAGLSAATGLDKGVRILSEINLSLAILLLVFVVAFGPTVYLLEAFSENVGHYLTNLVELSFRTYTYQPTIKPGWYGGWTILYWAWWISWSPFVGMFIARISRGRTIRQFVLGVLLVPATFNLLWMTAFGNNAIWLDTHVAMGALSRGAGNVDALLFQFFEYFPLTQVLSGLAIILIAVFFVTSADSGAFVIDTIASRGAPNSPVWQRLFWAAVLGLTAAVLMIAGGLKALQAMTLVAALPVTIIMLALCYGLWIGLQADRAHYEPDLAHATSFWSGMHWRKRLAQIVHQATEADVRQFLQTTVLPAMQEVSAELRQRGVTSAVNHNPDTADEVSLTIPVEALRDFVYGVRLQSRLLPAFLITQSASPDEPDARVYEPITFFEDGREGYDVQYLRSEELIADILRQYERYLSLSSNRSTHLLNQAPGHT; the protein is encoded by the coding sequence ATGACGGCCTCTGCCTCCGCTGCTCCCGCCACCCCACCACGCCGACCGCTCACCACCTTGCAAGCGCCTGTGGTAATCCCGGCGCTGGTCGTAGTTATTGCCCTGCTGGTGTACTGCGCCTTGTTTCATGAACAGGCAGATATCTTGTTTGGCCAGGCCCAGGCGTGGGTCACCAGCCGCTTTGACTGGTTCTACACCATCAGCGTGACCGGGTTTCTGGTGTTTCTGGCGCTGGTCGCAGCCAGCAGGTTTGGCGATATCCGCCTCGGCCCGGACGATGCCAAGCCCGAATTCAGCTTTGTGTCGTGGACAGCCATGCTGTTTGCTGCCGGGATGGGTATCGGGCTGATGTATTTTGGCGTGGGCGAGCCCATGCAGCATTACCTGGCACCGCCGCTGCAGGCTGGCAGCACACCACTGGCGGCGCGCGAAGCCATGCTGATGACGTTCTTTCACTGGGGTTTTCACGCCTGGGCTGTGTATGGCGTGATGGGGCTGGTGCTGGCCTATTTCGGCTTTCGCTACAACCTGCCGCTGACCATGCGCTCGGGCTTGTATCCGGTGCTGCGTGATCGCATCAACGGGCCGATTGGTCACGGCGTAGACGCGTTTGCCCTGGTCGGCACCATCGCCGGTATCGCCACCACTTTGGGTTATGGCGTGCTGCAACTGAGCGCCGGTCTGCATCAGGTGCTGGGCTGGGAAACCGGTTCAACCACCTTTCGCGTGGGGCTGATTGTGGTGGTGGTGATGCTGGCCGGCTTATCGGCCGCCACCGGGCTGGATAAAGGCGTGCGGATTCTGAGCGAAATCAATCTGTCGCTGGCCATCTTGCTGCTGGTGTTTGTGGTGGCATTTGGCCCCACCGTGTACTTGCTGGAAGCCTTCAGCGAAAACGTCGGCCACTACCTCACCAACCTGGTGGAACTGTCTTTTCGCACTTACACCTATCAGCCTACGATCAAGCCCGGCTGGTATGGCGGTTGGACCATTCTGTACTGGGCATGGTGGATATCCTGGTCGCCATTTGTGGGCATGTTCATTGCCCGCATCTCGCGCGGGCGCACCATCCGCCAATTTGTGCTGGGCGTGTTGCTGGTGCCGGCCACGTTCAATCTGTTGTGGATGACGGCATTTGGCAATAACGCGATCTGGCTCGATACCCACGTGGCCATGGGCGCGTTGTCGCGCGGCGCAGGCAACGTTGATGCCCTGCTGTTCCAGTTCTTCGAATACTTCCCGCTCACCCAGGTCTTGTCTGGATTGGCGATCATTCTGATTGCGGTGTTCTTTGTCACCTCGGCCGACTCCGGCGCGTTTGTCATCGACACCATTGCCTCGCGCGGCGCGCCCAATTCACCGGTATGGCAGCGTCTGTTCTGGGCCGCAGTTCTGGGGCTGACCGCCGCCGTGCTGATGATCGCGGGCGGGCTCAAAGCCTTGCAGGCGATGACGCTGGTCGCGGCGTTGCCAGTCACGATCATCATGCTGGCTCTATGCTATGGCTTGTGGATCGGGCTGCAGGCGGATCGCGCCCATTACGAACCAGACCTCGCGCACGCCACCAGTTTCTGGAGCGGTATGCACTGGCGCAAGCGGTTGGCGCAGATCGTGCACCAGGCCACTGAGGCCGATGTCCGGCAGTTTCTGCAAACCACCGTCTTGCCAGCAATGCAGGAAGTCAGCGCCGAGCTAAGGCAGCGCGGCGTCACCTCCGCCGTTAATCACAATCCGGATACCGCCGATGAAGTGAGTCTGACCATTCCGGTCGAGGCACTGCGCGACTTTGTTTATGGGGTGCGCCTGCAAAGCCGCCTGTTACCGGCATTTCTGATCACGCAATCAGCCAGCCCGGACGAGCCGGATGCCCGCGTGTACGAGCCGATCACCTTTTTTGAAGATGGCCGCGAGGGGTATGACGTGCAGTATCTGCGCAGCGAAGAACTGATTGCCGACATCCTGCGCCAGTACGAGCGTTATCTATCGCTCAGCAGCAATCGCAGCACGCACTTGCTGAATCAGGCGCCGGGGCATACCTGA
- a CDS encoding YoaK family protein yields MLVHQGTSRTTRINLHLACSLAGIAGALNAAAFYSVGFFSANMTGNVSTLSDHVATGQWRSGLFYLCIIALFIFGSSVSTLLINAGSRRAMTGVYAYSILLEALLLTVLGTIDLWVQAVWRTPTVVLGLAFLMGLQNATVTRISDARVRTTHVSGMATDIGIEIGMAFDMLRGHATQDATAGNFSRLYLHSATIASFLAGGIVGVLIYQRLGGYLMIMAAFALLALALRGLHWTRKTAPMLQMPNDL; encoded by the coding sequence ATGCTGGTGCACCAAGGAACAAGCCGAACTACACGAATCAACCTTCATCTGGCCTGCTCGCTGGCGGGTATTGCCGGGGCTTTGAATGCGGCAGCGTTTTATTCGGTCGGTTTTTTCTCGGCCAATATGACCGGCAATGTTTCAACACTGTCTGATCATGTCGCCACCGGGCAATGGCGTTCCGGGCTGTTTTATCTGTGCATTATCGCGCTGTTCATTTTTGGTTCATCGGTATCTACCTTGCTGATTAACGCCGGCAGCCGCCGCGCAATGACCGGCGTTTATGCCTACAGCATTCTGCTTGAAGCATTGCTGCTTACGGTTCTGGGGACGATCGACCTGTGGGTGCAGGCGGTCTGGCGGACACCGACGGTGGTGCTGGGTCTGGCGTTTTTGATGGGTTTGCAAAACGCCACGGTGACCCGGATTTCCGACGCCCGCGTACGCACCACCCATGTATCTGGCATGGCTACCGACATTGGCATTGAAATTGGCATGGCGTTTGACATGCTGCGCGGACATGCGACGCAGGACGCCACCGCAGGCAATTTCTCGCGGCTCTATCTGCACTCGGCGACGATTGCCTCTTTCCTGGCGGGCGGCATAGTCGGGGTGCTCATCTATCAGCGCCTGGGCGGTTATTTGATGATCATGGCCGCGTTTGCCCTGCTTGCTTTGGCCTTGCGCGGTCTGCACTGGACCAGGAAAACCGCGCCCATGCTGCAAATGCCAAACGATTTATAG
- a CDS encoding betaine/proline/choline family ABC transporter ATP-binding protein (Members of the family are the ATP-binding subunit of ABC transporters for substrates such as betaine, L-proline or other amino acids, choline, carnitine, etc. The substrate specificity is best determined from the substrate-binding subunit, rather than this subunit, as it interacts with the permease subunit and not with substrate directly.), whose protein sequence is MIELKNLCKTFTQKNGQLFKAVDDVNLTVNEGEICVLLGPSGCGKTTTMKMINRLITPTSGQVLINGEDTANIDTVTLRRNIGYVIQQIGLFPNMTIEDNITVVPRMLGWDKKRCRERARELMSMVAMDPDRFLQRYPREMSGGQQQRIGVIRALAADAPVLLMDEPFGAVDPINREQIQNEFQQMQRQLGKTVLMVSHDIDEAIKLGDQIAVFRQGRMVQCAGADEILAHPADEFVASFVGQDRTLKRLLLVQAREVADMQETQTATLDTPLASAFGVMDDSDLRHLTVVDADGKPLGYVRRKEAKGVEGVCADKLQPISVTSQADENLRVVLSRLYEHNLTWLPVVDTDGRYSGEVSQDYIAGYLNSGRTHGRVARVN, encoded by the coding sequence ATGATCGAACTCAAAAACCTGTGCAAGACCTTCACCCAGAAAAACGGCCAATTGTTTAAAGCCGTGGATGACGTGAATCTCACCGTCAATGAAGGCGAAATCTGCGTGCTGCTGGGCCCGTCTGGCTGCGGCAAAACCACCACCATGAAAATGATCAACCGCTTGATTACGCCAACCTCTGGCCAGGTGCTGATCAACGGCGAAGACACCGCCAATATCGATACCGTGACCCTGCGCCGCAATATCGGCTACGTGATCCAGCAGATTGGTTTGTTCCCCAATATGACCATTGAGGACAACATCACCGTGGTGCCGCGCATGCTGGGCTGGGACAAAAAGCGCTGTCGTGAACGTGCCCGTGAACTGATGAGCATGGTCGCCATGGACCCGGACCGCTTCTTGCAACGCTACCCGCGTGAAATGTCGGGTGGCCAACAACAGCGTATTGGCGTGATTCGTGCGCTGGCGGCCGATGCCCCGGTGTTGCTGATGGATGAACCGTTTGGCGCGGTCGACCCGATCAATCGCGAGCAGATCCAGAATGAATTCCAGCAAATGCAGCGTCAGTTGGGCAAAACGGTATTGATGGTGAGTCATGACATCGATGAAGCCATCAAGCTGGGCGACCAGATCGCCGTGTTCCGCCAGGGCCGCATGGTTCAGTGTGCCGGTGCCGATGAAATTCTTGCCCATCCCGCCGATGAGTTCGTCGCTTCGTTTGTGGGCCAGGACCGCACGCTCAAACGTCTGCTGCTGGTACAAGCGCGAGAAGTGGCCGACATGCAGGAAACGCAAACCGCAACACTGGATACGCCGCTGGCCAGCGCCTTTGGCGTCATGGATGACAGTGATTTGCGCCATCTCACGGTGGTCGATGCCGATGGCAAACCGCTGGGCTACGTTCGCCGCAAAGAAGCCAAAGGAGTGGAGGGTGTTTGCGCAGACAAACTGCAACCGATCAGCGTGACCTCGCAAGCCGATGAAAACCTGCGTGTCGTGTTATCACGTTTGTATGAGCACAACCTGACCTGGCTGCCGGTGGTGGATACGGACGGGCGCTATAGCGGGGAGGTTTCGCAGGACTATATCGCCGGGTATCTGAACTCGGGCCGCACGCATGGGCGAGTGGCGCGGGTGAACTGA
- a CDS encoding ABC transporter permease: MHKRAFLKRIVFGSGLAAAVLAALYFGIGPSVLAHYQEDLVYLGQQHLYLVGVSMVLALLVGLPSGVLLSRPWAKRWAESGMQIFNIGNTLPPLAVLALAMVVIGIGDKPAIVALFLASLLPIVRNTYSGLAGLSPALLEAADALGMTRRQRLWRVELPNALPVMLSGIRIALAINVGTAPLAFLIGASSYGELIFPGIYLNNHTALLLGAVATALIALILDLTVASLGKLMSPRGVA, translated from the coding sequence ATGCACAAAAGAGCGTTTTTAAAGCGCATTGTTTTCGGTTCGGGATTGGCAGCAGCTGTGCTTGCAGCACTGTATTTCGGCATTGGCCCTTCGGTGCTGGCGCACTATCAGGAAGACCTGGTCTATCTGGGTCAGCAGCACTTGTATCTGGTGGGCGTGTCCATGGTGCTGGCCTTGCTGGTGGGTTTGCCCAGCGGCGTGTTGTTAAGCCGTCCGTGGGCCAAACGCTGGGCCGAGTCCGGTATGCAGATTTTCAATATCGGCAACACCTTGCCGCCGCTAGCCGTGCTGGCGTTGGCCATGGTGGTGATCGGCATTGGTGACAAACCAGCCATCGTGGCGCTGTTTCTGGCGTCTTTGCTGCCGATTGTGCGTAACACGTATTCCGGCCTGGCTGGCTTGTCGCCGGCCTTGCTGGAAGCCGCCGATGCGCTGGGCATGACCCGCCGCCAGCGGTTGTGGCGCGTGGAGTTACCCAATGCGCTACCGGTGATGCTCTCCGGTATCCGCATCGCCCTGGCGATCAACGTGGGCACTGCGCCACTGGCGTTCCTGATTGGCGCCAGCAGTTATGGCGAGCTGATCTTCCCCGGCATTTATCTCAATAACCACACCGCCTTGTTGCTTGGGGCAGTGGCTACCGCATTGATTGCGCTGATTCTGGACCTCACGGTCGCCAGTCTTGGCAAGCTCATGAGCCCACGCGGCGTCGCCTGA
- a CDS encoding MFS transporter, with protein sequence MKGTFRSLNIRNYRIWAGGALVSNVGTWMQRTAQDWIVLTQLTNHNATAVGIVMGLQFGPQILLLPVTGFAADHLDRRKLLMATQLAMGLLALGLGLLTVTGLVQLWHVYMFAFGLGCVAAFDAPARQTFVSDLVTEAELSNAVALNSTSFNAARMIGPACAGLLVASVGSGWVFLLNAASYVAVLFSLSRLRIDELHTRHKVPRQRGSLVDGFRYVWHRPDLKAILLMLFLFGTFGLNFPIFISTMSVTVFHQGASKYGLLTSIMAIGSVTGALLAARREKPTMALLLMGAGIFGAGLTLAALMPNYWLFGLMLIVIGVSAQTFTTSANSTIQLSTEPAMRGRVMAIFMAIALGGTPLGAPIVGWVADGYGPRWALAVGAAAGFGSVLVGLHYLMKYRNLRVKLVEGRLHFSIDALVP encoded by the coding sequence GTGAAGGGTACTTTTCGCTCGCTCAATATCCGCAACTACCGCATCTGGGCAGGCGGCGCATTGGTATCCAATGTCGGCACCTGGATGCAACGCACCGCGCAAGACTGGATCGTGCTGACGCAGCTAACGAACCATAACGCCACTGCGGTGGGGATCGTCATGGGCTTGCAGTTCGGGCCGCAAATCCTGTTGCTGCCGGTGACTGGCTTTGCCGCTGACCATCTGGATCGCCGCAAATTGCTGATGGCCACGCAACTGGCGATGGGGCTGCTGGCGCTGGGTCTGGGTTTGCTCACCGTCACTGGCCTGGTGCAGTTGTGGCACGTGTACATGTTTGCCTTCGGCCTGGGCTGCGTGGCAGCGTTTGATGCCCCGGCGCGGCAGACTTTTGTGTCCGATCTGGTCACCGAGGCGGAATTATCCAACGCCGTAGCGCTCAATTCCACCTCGTTCAATGCCGCACGGATGATCGGCCCGGCCTGCGCCGGGTTACTGGTTGCTTCAGTGGGTTCGGGTTGGGTGTTCTTGCTCAATGCGGCGTCTTACGTGGCGGTGCTGTTTTCGCTCAGCCGCTTGCGTATCGACGAATTGCATACCCGACACAAAGTGCCACGCCAGCGCGGCAGCCTGGTCGACGGGTTTCGTTATGTCTGGCACCGCCCGGACCTGAAAGCCATCTTGCTGATGCTGTTTCTGTTTGGCACCTTCGGGCTTAATTTTCCGATTTTCATTTCCACCATGTCGGTCACGGTGTTTCATCAGGGCGCGAGCAAATATGGGTTGCTGACCTCGATCATGGCGATAGGCTCCGTCACCGGCGCTTTGCTGGCTGCGCGTCGCGAAAAACCAACCATGGCCTTGTTGTTGATGGGGGCAGGTATCTTTGGCGCCGGGCTGACTTTGGCGGCGCTCATGCCAAATTACTGGCTGTTCGGGCTGATGCTGATTGTCATTGGCGTATCGGCGCAAACCTTCACCACGTCGGCCAACAGCACCATACAACTATCGACCGAGCCCGCCATGCGCGGGCGGGTGATGGCGATTTTCATGGCCATTGCGCTGGGCGGCACGCCGCTCGGTGCGCCAATTGTGGGCTGGGTGGCGGATGGCTACGGTCCGCGCTGGGCGTTGGCAGTGGGTGCGGCAGCAGGCTTCGGCTCTGTGCTGGTCGGTTTGCACTATCTGATGAAGTATCGCAATTTGCGGGTAAAACTGGTTGAGGGCCGCCTTCATTTCAGCATTGATGCGCTGGTCCCGTGA
- a CDS encoding glycine betaine ABC transporter substrate-binding protein, with amino-acid sequence MATFSSFIKTSGAVLRRALIALTLLCTAPAFAGGTINLGSKNFTEQHVLAALTAQYLTAKGYTVNQTSDLATIIMRNALENQQLDMVWDYTGTALIIYNHIDQRMSDAEAYQTVKRIDAEKGLVWLNPAPLNNTYALAMTRSAAEANGIKTVSDLVAKMDAVSKDPNTRNWQLGFDMEFAGRPDGLKPMQEMYKLRLARPQIRQMDPGLVYNAIRDGFVNAGLVYTTDGRVKGFDLVVLEDDLHYFPSYAATPVIRADILAANPGLADDMNKLSALLDNDTISALNAKVDIEHRNVDKVAAEFLREHQLIPPAQGE; translated from the coding sequence ATGGCGACTTTTTCGTCATTCATCAAAACATCTGGCGCCGTATTGCGCCGCGCGCTGATCGCCCTGACGCTGCTCTGTACTGCTCCGGCCTTTGCCGGTGGCACCATCAATCTGGGTAGCAAGAACTTTACCGAACAGCACGTACTGGCCGCGCTCACTGCGCAGTACCTCACCGCCAAGGGTTACACGGTGAACCAGACCAGCGACTTGGCGACCATCATCATGCGCAACGCGCTGGAGAACCAGCAGCTGGATATGGTGTGGGATTACACCGGCACTGCGTTGATCATTTACAACCACATCGACCAGCGCATGAGCGATGCCGAGGCGTATCAAACCGTTAAACGCATTGATGCCGAAAAAGGTCTGGTATGGCTGAACCCGGCGCCGCTCAATAACACATACGCGCTGGCAATGACCCGCAGCGCGGCTGAGGCCAATGGCATCAAAACAGTGTCTGACCTTGTCGCCAAAATGGATGCCGTATCCAAAGACCCTAATACCCGCAACTGGCAGCTTGGGTTCGATATGGAATTCGCCGGTCGCCCCGATGGCCTCAAACCCATGCAGGAGATGTACAAGCTGCGTCTGGCCCGCCCGCAAATCCGCCAGATGGACCCAGGTCTGGTTTACAACGCCATCCGCGATGGCTTCGTGAATGCCGGGCTGGTCTACACCACTGATGGCCGCGTCAAAGGATTTGATCTGGTGGTGCTGGAAGACGATCTGCATTACTTCCCCAGCTACGCCGCGACGCCAGTGATCCGCGCCGACATACTCGCCGCCAATCCGGGCCTGGCTGACGACATGAACAAGCTCTCGGCCTTGCTGGATAACGACACCATCTCAGCGCTGAATGCCAAGGTGGATATTGAACACCGCAATGTAGACAAAGTTGCCGCCGAGTTCCTGCGCGAGCACCAATTGATTCCGCCAGCACAAGGAGAGTGA
- a CDS encoding isochorismatase family protein has protein sequence MPVTTLDPKTALVVIDLQKGIVARAAEHGIAEVIQHASALTNAFRRHALPVVLVNVAGGAPGRIEQTRPHIQLPADWADLVPELNAQPQDHLVTKKTWGAFSNTDLAAWLQQQAVTQVVLVGVSTSAGVESTARQAHELGFNVTLAVDAMTDLNPDAHNNSITRIFPRLGETGSTQEIIALLQSSGNV, from the coding sequence ATGCCGGTAACCACGCTAGACCCAAAAACCGCGCTGGTCGTGATTGATCTGCAAAAAGGCATCGTTGCGCGCGCCGCAGAGCACGGGATTGCTGAGGTCATCCAGCATGCCAGCGCGTTGACCAACGCGTTTCGGCGGCACGCCTTGCCGGTCGTGCTGGTTAACGTGGCGGGTGGCGCACCTGGCCGGATAGAACAGACGCGTCCGCACATCCAGCTACCTGCAGACTGGGCTGATCTGGTACCGGAATTGAATGCCCAGCCGCAAGACCATCTGGTCACCAAGAAGACGTGGGGCGCTTTTAGCAATACCGATCTGGCTGCCTGGCTGCAACAGCAAGCGGTAACGCAAGTTGTGCTTGTGGGGGTGTCCACCAGCGCTGGCGTGGAGTCCACCGCCCGCCAGGCACATGAACTGGGTTTTAACGTCACGCTGGCAGTGGATGCGATGACCGACCTGAACCCGGATGCGCATAACAACAGCATCACGCGGATTTTTCCAAGACTGGGTGAAACCGGCAGCACGCAAGAGATCATTGCGTTGTTGCAGTCGAGCGGGAATGTTTGA